A region from the Gossypium hirsutum isolate 1008001.06 chromosome A08, Gossypium_hirsutum_v2.1, whole genome shotgun sequence genome encodes:
- the LOC107919133 gene encoding uncharacterized protein yields the protein MTDLRAMFARLSLFDDGILLAKFQVENDSTFDFRLNSDGVLCFHGWVCVSNDSDLRQSILRKVHSSPYTIHLGGNKMYWDLRELYWWPGLKREVLGFKLVSKTKDKVRLIPDHLKAASDRQKSYADLKMRDIEYYVGGYVFLNVSPWKKVLRFRHKEKLSPKFIGPYQILKRVGPIAYQLELPLELDRIHVVFYVSMLRQYWSNPSHIVSVKEIEVRLDLTFEEKLVWILDRDVKLLRRKSIPLVKVLWQNHGTDKATWESKDSVR from the exons ATGACTGATttaagggcgatgtttgctcgcctaagtttgtttgatgatgggatTCTATTAGCCAAGTTTCAA GTGGAGAATGATAGTACGTTTGATTTTAGGCTGAATAGtgatggggttctgtgttttcATGGATGGGTTTGTGTATCTAATgattctgatttgaggcagtccaTTTTACGGAaagtgcatagtagcccttatacaATACATcttggtggaaataagatgtattggGATCTTCGTgaactgtactggtggcctggtttGAAACGTGAG GTTTTAGGCTTTAAGTTGGTTTCTAAGACaaaggataaagttagactaattccGGATCATCTTAAAgcagcttctgatagacagaagtcttatgcagatttgaaaatgaGAGACATTGAGTACTATGTGGGTGGTTATGTGTTCCTTAatgtgtctccatggaagaaagttctacgGTTTCGACATAAGGAAAAATTGAGCCCTAagtttattgggccgtatcaaATTCTAAAACGTGTGGGACCgatcgcttatcagttggagctacctctagagttggaccgTATTCATGTTGTATTCTATGTCTCCATGTTGAGGCAGTACTGGTCTAACCCATCTCATATTGTTTCTgttaaggagattgaggttagactgGATTTGACATTTGAGGAGAAGTTGGTTTGGATTCTAGATCGAGATGTTAAGCtcttgaggaggaagtctattccgttagttaaggttctGTGGCAAAATCATGGCACAGATAAAGCCACATGGGAATCTAAAGACTCGGTTCGATAG